A window from Actinomycetospora corticicola encodes these proteins:
- a CDS encoding cystathionine gamma-synthase, whose protein sequence is MSQDHGFATRAIHAGQEPDPTTGSVVVPVHATSTFAQDGVGGLRSGYEYARTGNPTRTALETQLAALEGGRFCRAFASGMAAEDTLFRATLRPGDHVVIPIDAYGGTFRLVSTVLVDWGVHFSAVDLSDLDAVRAAILPETKLLWCETPTNPLLSIADVTALAGIADAAGVKLVVDNTFASPYLQQPLALGAHVVLHSTTKYLGGHSDVVGGAVITSDEALAADLARLQNGMGAVPGPFDCFLTTRGIKTLAVRMDRHCDNAERVVEALVAHDAVSAVLYPGLDTHANHEVAAKQMHRFGGMVSIRLAGGEQAARALCAATKVFTLAESLGGVESLIEHPGAMTHASTAGSPLEVPSDLVRLSVGIEEADDLVDDLLTALGRV, encoded by the coding sequence GTGAGTCAGGACCACGGTTTCGCCACCCGCGCCATCCACGCCGGCCAGGAGCCGGACCCGACCACCGGTTCGGTCGTCGTCCCCGTCCACGCGACGTCGACGTTCGCCCAGGACGGGGTCGGCGGGCTGCGCTCGGGCTACGAGTACGCCCGCACCGGCAACCCGACGCGCACCGCGCTGGAGACGCAGCTGGCCGCGCTCGAGGGCGGGCGGTTCTGCCGCGCCTTCGCCTCGGGCATGGCCGCGGAGGACACGCTGTTCCGCGCCACGCTGCGCCCGGGGGACCACGTCGTCATCCCGATCGACGCCTACGGCGGGACGTTCCGGCTCGTCTCCACCGTGCTCGTCGACTGGGGCGTGCACTTCTCGGCGGTCGACCTCTCCGACCTCGACGCCGTCCGGGCCGCGATCCTGCCCGAGACGAAGCTGCTGTGGTGCGAGACCCCGACCAACCCGCTGCTCTCGATCGCCGACGTCACGGCGCTCGCGGGGATCGCCGACGCGGCGGGGGTCAAGCTCGTCGTCGACAACACCTTCGCCTCGCCCTACCTGCAGCAGCCGCTCGCGCTCGGCGCGCACGTGGTGCTGCACTCCACGACGAAGTATCTCGGCGGGCACTCCGACGTCGTCGGCGGCGCGGTGATCACGTCCGACGAGGCGCTCGCGGCCGACCTCGCGCGCCTGCAGAACGGCATGGGCGCGGTGCCCGGCCCGTTCGACTGCTTCCTCACCACCCGCGGCATCAAGACCCTCGCCGTGCGGATGGACCGGCACTGCGACAACGCCGAGCGCGTGGTCGAGGCGCTCGTCGCCCACGACGCGGTGTCCGCCGTGCTCTACCCCGGCCTCGACACGCACGCGAACCACGAGGTGGCCGCCAAGCAGATGCACCGGTTCGGCGGGATGGTCTCCATCCGCCTCGCCGGGGGCGAGCAGGCGGCGCGCGCCCTCTGCGCAGCGACGAAGGTCTTCACGTTGGCCGAGTCGCTCGGCGGGGTCGAGTCGCTCATCGAGCACCCGGGCGCCATGACCCACGCGTCCACGGCGGGCTCCCCGCTCGAGGTGCCGTCGGACCTGGTGCGCCTGTCGGTGGGCATCGAGGAGGCCGACGACCTCGTCGACGACCTGCTGACCGCACTCGGGCGGGTCTGA
- a CDS encoding threonine ammonia-lyase, whose translation MRSVPTLVTRADVEAARAEQHGVVRRTPVEPSRVLSGPAGGPVLLKCENLQRTGSFKIRGAYRRIQRLSDAERARGVVAASAGNHAQGVALAAGLLGAEATVFMPAGAPLPKLAATRGYGARVELVDTFDATLLEAQAFADRTGAVLIHPFDHPDIIAGQGTAGLEIAEQVPDARTVVVCTGGGGLVAGIAAALHGSGVRVVGAQAEGLAAWPPSLAAGAPTSVAGATIADGIAVPRPGDLTFAQVAAQVDEMVTVSEEALSRAVLQCLERSKLLVEPAGAAAVAAIAEYPGRWEPPVVALLSGGNVDPLMLAEFVRRGMVAAGRYAGLRVRIPDRAGYLADLLALVGRLGGNVVDVEHRRLGASADLGPLALGTVEVALTLEARGPEHQDAILTALRDAAYVVAEGAV comes from the coding sequence ATGCGGTCCGTGCCGACCCTCGTCACCCGCGCCGACGTCGAGGCCGCCCGCGCCGAGCAGCACGGCGTCGTGCGCCGGACCCCGGTCGAGCCGTCCCGGGTGCTGTCCGGGCCCGCCGGGGGCCCGGTGCTCCTCAAGTGCGAGAACCTGCAGCGCACCGGCAGCTTCAAGATCCGGGGCGCGTACCGGCGAATCCAGCGGCTCTCCGACGCCGAGCGGGCGCGGGGCGTGGTGGCGGCGAGCGCCGGAAACCACGCCCAGGGCGTCGCGCTCGCCGCGGGCCTGCTCGGGGCCGAGGCGACCGTGTTCATGCCTGCCGGTGCACCGCTGCCGAAGCTCGCGGCGACGCGGGGCTACGGGGCGCGGGTCGAGCTCGTCGACACCTTCGACGCCACCCTGCTCGAGGCGCAGGCGTTCGCCGACCGGACCGGGGCGGTGCTCATCCACCCCTTCGACCACCCCGACATCATCGCCGGGCAGGGCACCGCCGGGCTCGAGATCGCCGAGCAGGTGCCCGACGCCCGCACCGTGGTGGTCTGCACCGGGGGAGGCGGTCTCGTCGCCGGCATCGCGGCCGCCCTGCACGGGAGCGGGGTGCGGGTCGTCGGCGCCCAGGCCGAGGGGCTCGCCGCGTGGCCGCCGTCGCTGGCCGCCGGCGCCCCGACGTCCGTCGCGGGCGCCACCATCGCCGACGGCATCGCCGTGCCCCGCCCCGGCGACCTCACGTTCGCGCAGGTGGCCGCGCAGGTCGACGAGATGGTGACCGTGTCCGAGGAGGCCCTGAGCCGGGCCGTGCTCCAGTGCCTGGAGCGCAGCAAGCTGCTGGTGGAGCCGGCCGGCGCCGCGGCGGTGGCGGCGATCGCCGAGTACCCGGGCCGCTGGGAGCCGCCCGTCGTCGCGCTGCTCTCGGGCGGGAACGTCGACCCGCTGATGCTCGCGGAGTTCGTGCGGCGCGGCATGGTCGCGGCCGGGCGCTACGCCGGCCTACGGGTCCGCATCCCGGACCGGGCCGGCTACCTCGCCGACCTGCTCGCCCTCGTCGGACGGCTCGGGGGCAACGTGGTCGACGTCGAGCACCGTCGCCTCGGCGCGTCGGCCGACCTCGGCCCGCTGGCCCTGGGGACGGTCGAGGTGGCGCTGACGCTGGAGGCCCGCGGCCCCGAGCACCAGGACGCGATCCTCACGGCCCTCCGCGACGCGGCGTACGTCGTCGCGGAGGGTGCCGTGTGA
- the greA gene encoding transcription elongation factor GreA: MTETQTQVTWLTQDAHDRLKAELDDLVGQRPAIAQKINAAREEGDLKENGGYHAAREEQGVMEARIRHLQELLHTAKVGETPTESGTAVPGTVLTVRFEGDDDTETFLLGSREEGSAGSIEVYSPNSPLGSALIGAKAGDTVSYDLPDGGSMEVTLVSAEPYSP; encoded by the coding sequence GTGACCGAGACGCAGACCCAGGTGACCTGGCTGACCCAGGACGCCCACGACCGCCTCAAGGCCGAGCTCGACGACCTGGTGGGGCAGCGTCCCGCGATCGCGCAGAAGATCAACGCCGCGCGCGAGGAGGGCGACCTCAAGGAGAACGGCGGCTACCACGCCGCCCGCGAGGAGCAGGGCGTCATGGAGGCGCGGATCCGCCACCTCCAGGAGCTGCTGCACACCGCGAAGGTCGGCGAGACGCCCACCGAGTCGGGGACCGCCGTCCCGGGCACCGTGCTCACCGTGCGCTTCGAGGGCGACGACGACACCGAGACCTTCCTGCTCGGCTCCCGCGAGGAGGGCTCGGCCGGGTCGATCGAGGTCTACTCCCCGAACTCCCCCCTGGGCTCGGCGCTGATCGGCGCCAAGGCCGGCGACACCGTGAGCTACGACCTTCCCGACGGCGGGTCGATGGAGGTCACGCTGGTCTCCGCGGAGCCGTACTCGCCCTGA
- the mca gene encoding mycothiol conjugate amidase Mca, with amino-acid sequence MVGVGDQLRLMTVHAHPDDESSKGAATCARYVAEGAEVMVVTCTGGEAGSILNPAMDRPEVLADMVGVRREEMRRAAEILGVEHRWLGFVDSGLPEGDPKPPLPEGCFALEPLEVPTEALVRVMREFRPHVVVTYDENGGYPHPDHIRCHEVSMAAWEACGDPDRFPEAGEPWQPLKLYYSHGFSKARIIAFHEALIAAGLESPWAEWLENWKDDRPDPGTRVTTRVRCAEYFPVRDRALLAHATQIDPNGRWFSMPIEMQQQVWPTEEYELARSLVGEQDDTESLVDGDLFSGVRERVLTS; translated from the coding sequence ATGGTGGGCGTGGGAGATCAGCTGCGTCTCATGACGGTGCACGCGCACCCCGACGACGAGTCGAGCAAGGGCGCCGCCACGTGCGCGCGCTACGTCGCCGAGGGTGCCGAGGTCATGGTCGTGACCTGTACCGGCGGGGAGGCCGGGAGCATCCTCAACCCGGCCATGGACCGGCCCGAGGTGCTGGCCGACATGGTGGGGGTGCGCCGCGAGGAGATGCGCCGCGCCGCCGAGATCCTCGGCGTCGAGCACCGGTGGCTCGGCTTCGTGGACTCCGGGCTGCCCGAGGGCGACCCGAAGCCCCCGCTGCCCGAGGGCTGCTTCGCCCTGGAGCCGCTCGAGGTGCCCACCGAGGCCCTCGTGCGGGTGATGCGCGAGTTCCGGCCGCACGTGGTGGTGACCTACGACGAGAACGGCGGCTACCCCCACCCGGACCACATCAGGTGCCACGAGGTGTCGATGGCGGCGTGGGAGGCCTGCGGGGACCCTGACCGGTTCCCGGAGGCGGGCGAGCCGTGGCAGCCGCTGAAGCTCTACTACTCGCACGGCTTCTCGAAGGCGCGCATCATCGCCTTCCACGAGGCGCTGATCGCCGCCGGCCTGGAGTCGCCGTGGGCGGAGTGGCTGGAGAACTGGAAGGACGACCGGCCCGACCCCGGGACCCGCGTCACCACCCGCGTGCGCTGCGCCGAGTACTTCCCGGTGCGCGACCGGGCGCTGCTGGCGCACGCCACCCAGATCGACCCCAACGGCCGCTGGTTCTCGATGCCGATCGAGATGCAGCAGCAGGTGTGGCCCACCGAGGAGTACGAGCTCGCCCGCTCCCTGGTGGGGGAGCAGGACGACACCGAGTCGCTCGTCGACGGCGACCTGTTCTCCGGGGTGCGCGAGCGGGTGCTGACGTCGTGA